In a single window of the Salmo trutta chromosome 21, fSalTru1.1, whole genome shotgun sequence genome:
- the LOC115157418 gene encoding E3 ubiquitin-protein ligase RNF126 — MNFVGCRYPYTFPLGCLLENPKMAEAPPRPCRFFCHRCSAEINPRLPEYTCPRCESGFIEELSVERSTENGSTSTASTSDQNRPTFESMDHQHMFTFPPGYGQFALGIFDENFDLRAGLPAEDNRETENRREREMASRQRYSARQPQGRHMPRRPGQRHEEVPTLEGIIQQLLNGIIAPTAMPNIAMGPWGMLHSNPMDYAWGANGLDSIITQLLNQFENTGPPPADRERIKNLPSIQITEEHVGSSLECSVCKEDYSVGETVRQLPCNHLFHNDCIVPWLEQHDTCPVCRKSLSGQNTATDPPGLSGMNFSPSSSSSSSSSSPSNENAANNS; from the exons ATGAATTTTGTCGGTTGTCGCTACCCGTACACGTTCCCTCTCGGTTGTCTGTTAGAGAATCCGAAGATGGCTGAAGCTCCCCCACGGCCCTGCCGGTTTTTCTGTCACCGATGTTCAGCAGAGATCAACCCTCGTCTCCCG GAGTACACATGTCCGCGGTGTGAATCTGGCTTCATTGAAGAGCTATCAGTGGAGAGAAG CACTGAAAATGGGTCCACATCCACTGCCTCCACCAGCGATCAGAACCGTCCGACTTTTGAG AGTATGGACCACCAGCACATGTTTACATTTCCGCCCGGATACGGCCAGTTTGCTCTGGGGATTTTTGACGAGAATTTCGACCTCCGAGCGGGGCTGCCAGCAGAAGACAACCGCGAGACGGAGAACCGGCGGGAACGGGAGATGGCGTCACGGCAACGGTATAGCGCTCGGCAACCACAGGGACGACACATGCCACGGCGACCAGGACAGAGACACGAGGAAGTGCCCACATTAGAGGG AATCATCCAGCAGCTATTGAATGGAATCATAGCACCCACAGCCATGCCGAACATTGCAATGGGACCATG GGGCATGCTACACTCAAATCCAATGGACTACGCTTGGGGTGCCAATGGACTTGATTCTATCATTACCCAG TTATTAAATCAGTTTGAGAACACTGGTCCTCCTCCtgctgacagagagaggataaagaACCTGCCCAGCATTCAGATCACAGAGGAACATGTGG GTTCCAGTTTAGAATGTTCTGTGTGCAAGGAAGACTACAGTGTAGGGGAGACTGTGAGGCAACTTCCGTGCAATCACCTGTTTCACAATGACTGCATAGTACCATGGCTGGAACAG caCGACACATGTCCAGTGTGCAGAAAGAGCCTCAGTGGACAGAACACAGCCACGGACCCCCCGGGACTTTCAGGAATGAacttctccccttcctcctcttcctcatcctcttccaGCTCCCCCAGTAACGAGAACGCTGCCAACAACTCCTAG
- the LOC115157417 gene encoding SURP and G-patch domain-containing protein 1 — MESGDTGRGGWNNKFRPAQKNRMSVNILRQEELIAQKKREIEAKMAEQAKKKSLQTPSKPLPPSLHSLQGHSSNNNKYVNDGSFLQQFMKLQKDKPSSDSGSSSDTKAPSSSTPSPSSGVSQPQTKSILIGKRPGLGISSMLNQFKNYSQSKKTLLRPQRPSIFSSPDEDDDDDEEVDDSSFLEIKVFPPEDPDTRLILDKMAAFVAEGGPELERKAKEDYKDNPVFSFLYDNNSRDYLYYRKRVAELRKDHSKHETPSRSHVSPPVDEETQRVAEKLAMFVADGGPEVEAIAAQHNQENPAFSFLYDLQSPAHRFYKEKVEEYRQAKNAQSPPPTIKQEPGVELERPAAPPLTYPPPPPPPHYPYLVGQVKLEPGLGIKQEASGPPVVKRKRKSRWGSEDDKVDLSLQPIIIPKEEELEPSPCLSVNELRDLGYKKGKPMGLVGVTELSDDQKKQLKEQQEMQEMFDMIMKHKRAMTEMQVMWEKAVRDHSHEYDSDEEVDQQAGTWEHRLRHMEMEKTREWAESLTDMGKGKHFIGDFLPPEELEKFMETFKALKEGRDPDYSEYKEFKLTVENLGFQMLMKMGWKEGDGLGSGGQGIKAPVHRGTTAVDGAGFGVDRPSELSGQDDEYDAFRKRMMLAYRFRPNPLNNPRRPYY; from the exons ATGGAGTCCGGAGATACAG ggagaggaggctggaACAACAAGTTCCGGCCAGCCCAgaagaacaggatgagtgtgAACATTCTCCGTCAGGAGGAGCTGATCGCCCAGAAGAAGCGCGAGATCGAGGCTAAGATGGCAGAGCAGGCCAAGAAAAAGAGCCTTCAGACTCCCAGCAAGCCACTGCCACCAAG TTTACACAGTTTACAGGGACACTCTTCGAACAACAACAAGTATGTGAACGACGGAAGCTTCTTGCAGCAGTTTATGAAGCTTCAGAAGGACAAACCCAGCTCTGACTCTG GCTCCAGCAGTGACACCAAAGCCCCGTCATCATCCACCCCCAGTCCGTCGTCAGGAGTGTCTCAGCCCCAGACGAAGAGCATTCTCATCGGCAAGCGCCCCGGTCTAGGCATCAGCAGCATGCTGAACCAGTTTAAGAACTACTCCCAGTCCAAGAAGACCCTGCTTCGCCCCCAAAGACCTAGCATATTCAGCTCCCcagatgaagatgatgatgatgatgaggaagtTGATGACTCAAGCTTCCTAGAAATCAAAG TCTTTCCCCCAGAAGACCCAGACACACGACTTATCCTGGACAAGATGGCGGCCTTTGTGGCTGAGGGAGGGCCTGAGCTAGAGAGGAAGGCCAAGGAGGACTACAAGGACAACCCTGTTTTCTC ATTCTTGTATGATAATAACAGCCGGGATTATCTTTATTACCGAAAGAGAGTTGCTGAACTCCGAAAGGATCACTCAAAACATGAGACGCCATCACGTTCTCATG TCTCCCCCCCAGTGGACGAGGAGACCCAGAGGGTGGCTGAGAAGCTGGCCATGTTTGTGGCCGATGGTGGCCCCGAGGTGGAAGCCATCGCCGCCCAGCACAACCAGGAAAACCCCGCCTTCAG TTTTCTATATGACCTCCAAAGCCCCGCCCACCGTTTCTAcaaggagaaggtggaggagtaCCGTCAGGCCAAAAATGCCCAGAGCCCCCCTCCAACGATTAAGCAGGAGCCTGGGGTGGAGCTCGAGAGACCGGCCGCCCCTCCCCTGACATATCCTCCCCCTCCTCCGCCCCCTCACTACCCCTACCTGGTGGGTCAAGTAAAGCTGGAGCCGGGTCTGGGGATAAAACAGGAAGCGTCAGGTCCGCCCGtggtgaagaggaagaggaagagccgCTGGGGGTCGGAGGACGACAAGGTGGATCTGTCACTGCAACCCATCATCATCCCCAAGGAGGAGGAGCTAGAGCCCAGTCCGTGTCTCTCTG ttaaTGAACTGAGGGATCTGGGCTATAAGAAGGGAAAGCCTATGGGCCTGGTGGGAGTGACTGAGCTCTCAGACGACCAGAAGAAACAGCTCAAAGAGCAACAGGAG ATGCAGGAGATGTTTGACATGATCATGAAGCATAAGCGTGCGATGACGGAGATGCAGGTGATGTGGGAGAAAGCGGTGCGGGACCACTCCCACGAGTACGATAGTGACGAGGAGGTGGACCAGCAGGCTGGCACCTGGGAGCACCGCCTCCGGCACATGGAAATGGAGAAAACACGTG AGTGGGCAGAGTCGCTGACTGACATGGGAAAGGGGAAGCACTTCATTGGTGACTTCCTACCTCcggaggagctggagaagtttaTGGAGACCTTCAAGGCACTCAAG GAGGGCCGTGACCCAGACTACTCGGAGTATAAGGAGTTTAAGCTGACGGTGGAGAACCTTGGTTTCCAGATGCTCATGAAGATGGGCTGGAAGGAGGGCGATGGGCTTGGCTCTGGCGGACAAGGCATCAAGGCTCCGGTCCACAG GGGAACCACAGCTGTTGACGGGGCAGGGTTTGGCGTGGACCGGCCCTCTGAGCTCTCAGGACAGGACGATGAGTATGATGCTTTCAGAAAGAGGATGATGCTGGCCTACCGCTTCAGGCCTAACCCACTG AACAACCCGAGGAGGCCATACTACTGA